From a region of the Geothrix sp. 21YS21S-2 genome:
- a CDS encoding DUF1697 domain-containing protein has protein sequence MTDHVALLRGVNVGGKHPLPMKDLAALFAGAGCADVRTYIQSGNVLFTAEPALAAELPERMAAAILERFGIPAPVILRTRDELLDVVRHNPWPGDEAILQVLFLAGAPRPLDSGSNGEDSFALRGREVYLRLPNGAARTKLTNAWFDSRLGTTSTGRNWRTVTKLLELF, from the coding sequence ATGACCGACCACGTCGCGCTCCTGCGCGGCGTCAACGTGGGCGGCAAGCATCCGCTGCCCATGAAGGACCTGGCCGCGCTCTTCGCCGGGGCGGGGTGCGCCGACGTGCGCACCTACATCCAGTCGGGCAACGTGCTCTTCACGGCGGAACCCGCCCTGGCGGCGGAGCTGCCGGAGCGCATGGCCGCCGCCATCCTCGAACGCTTCGGCATTCCGGCCCCCGTGATCCTGCGCACCCGGGACGAGCTCCTCGACGTGGTGCGGCACAACCCCTGGCCCGGCGACGAGGCGATCCTCCAGGTGCTGTTCCTGGCCGGGGCGCCCCGGCCCCTGGACTCCGGCTCCAACGGGGAGGACAGCTTCGCCCTGCGCGGCCGGGAGGTGTACCTCCGCCTGCCCAACGGCGCCGCCCGCACGAAGCTCACCAACGCCTGGTTCGACAGCCGCCTGGGCACCACCTCCACCGGCAGGAACTGGCGCACGGTGACGAAGCTGCTGGAACTGTTCTAG
- the hutU gene encoding urocanate hydratase, with protein sequence MTHATEAPVIRAPHGTHLHCKGWVQEAALRMLMNNLDPDVAERPEDLIVYGGLGKAARNWDCFNALVKELKHLGDEETLLVQSGKPVGVMRTHADAPRVLIANSNLVPKWATWEHFRELDRKGLMMYGQMTAGSWIYIGSQGIVQGTYETFAEAARQHFGGTLAGTWTLTAGLGGMGGAQPLSVTMNGGVALCVEVDRTRIDKRLQTRYLDEWTDDLDDALARVERYVREKKAVSIGLLGNAAEVLPELVRRGARPHLVTDQTSAHDEYNGYIPAGLSLEQAAAMRKDEPEAYVQRALASMRAHVEAMLAFQEAGSVTFDYGNNIRAQAQRAGCGNAFAFPGFVPAFIRPLFCKGIGPFRWAALSGDPEDIAVTDRAMMELFPENEGMIRWIKAAQEKIAFQGLPARICWIGAGERHLAGLKFNELVREGKLKAPIVIGRDHLDSGSVASPNRETEGMKDGSDAVSDWPLLNAMTACSGGASWVSFHHGGGVGMGYSQHSGVVIVADGTERADRCIRRVLWNDPAMGVFRHADAGYESAREHAGKIGLHVPMG encoded by the coding sequence ATGACCCACGCCACCGAAGCCCCCGTGATCCGCGCCCCCCACGGCACCCACCTGCACTGCAAAGGCTGGGTGCAGGAGGCGGCGCTGCGCATGCTCATGAACAACCTGGACCCCGACGTGGCCGAGCGCCCCGAGGACCTCATCGTCTACGGCGGCCTGGGCAAGGCGGCGCGGAACTGGGACTGCTTCAACGCGCTGGTCAAGGAGCTCAAGCACCTCGGCGACGAGGAGACCCTCCTGGTGCAGTCCGGCAAGCCCGTGGGGGTGATGCGCACCCACGCCGACGCGCCCCGGGTGCTCATCGCCAACTCCAACCTGGTGCCCAAGTGGGCCACCTGGGAGCACTTCCGGGAGCTGGACCGGAAGGGGCTGATGATGTACGGCCAGATGACGGCGGGCAGCTGGATCTACATCGGGAGCCAGGGCATCGTGCAGGGCACCTACGAGACCTTCGCCGAGGCGGCGCGCCAGCACTTCGGCGGGACGCTGGCGGGCACCTGGACCCTCACCGCGGGCCTGGGCGGCATGGGCGGGGCCCAGCCGCTGTCGGTCACCATGAACGGGGGCGTGGCCCTCTGCGTGGAGGTGGACCGCACCCGCATCGACAAGCGCCTCCAGACCCGCTACCTCGACGAATGGACCGACGACCTCGACGACGCCCTGGCCCGGGTGGAGCGCTACGTGCGCGAGAAGAAGGCCGTCTCCATCGGCCTCCTGGGCAACGCCGCCGAGGTGCTGCCCGAGCTGGTGCGCCGGGGCGCGCGGCCCCATCTGGTCACGGACCAGACCTCGGCCCACGACGAGTACAACGGCTACATCCCCGCCGGCCTCTCCCTGGAGCAGGCCGCGGCCATGCGCAAGGACGAGCCCGAGGCCTACGTGCAGCGGGCCCTGGCCTCCATGCGCGCCCACGTGGAGGCCATGCTGGCCTTCCAGGAGGCGGGCTCGGTCACCTTCGACTACGGCAACAACATCCGCGCCCAGGCCCAGCGCGCCGGCTGCGGGAACGCCTTCGCCTTCCCCGGCTTCGTGCCGGCCTTCATCCGGCCCCTGTTCTGCAAGGGCATCGGACCCTTCCGCTGGGCCGCGCTCTCGGGCGACCCCGAGGACATCGCGGTGACGGACCGGGCCATGATGGAGCTCTTCCCCGAAAACGAGGGCATGATCCGCTGGATCAAGGCCGCCCAGGAGAAGATCGCCTTCCAGGGCCTGCCCGCGCGCATCTGCTGGATCGGCGCCGGCGAGCGCCACCTGGCCGGGCTCAAGTTCAACGAGCTGGTGCGGGAGGGCAAGCTCAAGGCGCCCATCGTCATCGGCCGCGACCACCTGGACTCCGGCAGCGTGGCCTCCCCCAACCGCGAGACCGAAGGCATGAAGGACGGCTCCGACGCCGTCTCCGATTGGCCGCTCCTCAACGCCATGACCGCCTGCAGCGGCGGCGCCTCCTGGGTGAGCTTCCACCACGGCGGCGGCGTGGGCATGGGCTACTCGCAGCACTCCGGCGTGGTCATCGTGGCCGACGGCACGGAGCGCGCGGACCGGTGCATCCGGCGGGTGCTGTGGAACGACCCTGCCATGGGCGTCTTCCGCCATGCCGACGCCGGGTACGAATCCGCGAGGGAGCACGCCGGGAAGATCGGGCTGCACGTGCCCATGGGCTGA
- a CDS encoding metallophosphoesterase encodes MLAVPGAFLVPPYLQLGPAPSPNRLALLWQTRDADAAWAVNVLRKGQWRSAGPVSFVKVDVPSEPHHRVYTADLTKLEAGAKFAYQVTRDGHAVFQDHGTALKAKGQPQRVVVAGDLVTTSPASQDAFRALARQMAAAHPDLLVVPGDIVNMEGHAGQYRELFFPNLNADPGASAGGTVLRNTVTAACLGNNDTDRVFEFRNGHLSFTPRPNGLAYYYYFSQPLNGPAFGINHDPANAHKMMTPVLSPPSLFAGFLAAARDRFPAMANYSFDSGGVHWTFLDSNLYSQWAYSHRTLPAHHWQDRTPEADVLVQQLKDWLDKDLEAAQGADWRFVVFHHPAFNVGHEAGWKYTETWMRQIWPILEKRRVSLVFTGHLHSYQRTRPLRFTPRPAGATERAHFGNPANLVEDTAFTGQNGATKANGVIHIVTGAGGANPKDYPYPPGHPDYPGQTPPKPYPVHLRWRTTCFSQLDITGDKVDFRQVGTDGAVLDHFTLTR; translated from the coding sequence GTGCTCGCCGTGCCCGGGGCCTTCCTGGTGCCCCCCTATCTGCAGCTGGGGCCGGCCCCGTCCCCCAACCGGCTGGCCCTGCTCTGGCAGACCCGGGACGCCGATGCGGCGTGGGCCGTGAACGTGCTCCGGAAGGGGCAGTGGCGGTCCGCGGGCCCGGTCTCCTTCGTGAAGGTCGACGTGCCCTCCGAACCCCACCACCGCGTGTACACGGCCGATCTGACGAAGCTGGAGGCGGGGGCGAAGTTCGCCTACCAGGTCACCCGGGACGGACATGCCGTCTTCCAGGACCACGGCACGGCCCTCAAGGCGAAAGGCCAGCCCCAGCGGGTGGTGGTGGCGGGGGACCTGGTCACGACGAGCCCTGCAAGCCAGGATGCCTTCCGCGCCCTGGCGCGGCAGATGGCCGCCGCCCATCCGGACCTGCTGGTGGTCCCGGGGGACATCGTCAACATGGAGGGCCATGCCGGCCAGTACCGGGAGCTCTTCTTCCCGAACCTCAACGCCGATCCCGGCGCCTCCGCGGGCGGGACCGTGCTGCGCAACACCGTGACGGCCGCGTGCCTCGGGAACAACGATACCGACCGCGTCTTCGAGTTCAGGAACGGCCACCTCAGCTTCACGCCCAGGCCCAACGGCCTCGCCTACTACTACTACTTCAGCCAGCCCCTGAACGGGCCCGCGTTCGGGATCAACCACGACCCCGCCAACGCCCACAAGATGATGACCCCCGTGCTGAGCCCGCCCTCCCTCTTCGCGGGGTTCCTGGCCGCCGCCAGGGACCGCTTCCCCGCCATGGCGAACTACTCGTTCGACTCGGGGGGCGTGCACTGGACCTTCCTGGACTCGAACCTGTACTCCCAGTGGGCCTATTCCCACCGCACCCTGCCGGCCCACCACTGGCAGGACCGCACCCCCGAGGCGGACGTCCTGGTGCAGCAGCTCAAGGACTGGCTGGACAAGGACCTGGAGGCCGCCCAAGGCGCGGACTGGCGCTTCGTGGTGTTCCACCACCCGGCGTTCAACGTGGGCCACGAAGCGGGCTGGAAGTACACCGAGACCTGGATGCGCCAGATCTGGCCCATCCTGGAAAAGCGCCGGGTCTCCCTGGTCTTCACGGGCCACCTGCACAGCTACCAGCGCACCCGGCCCCTGCGCTTCACGCCCAGGCCCGCCGGCGCCACCGAAAGGGCCCACTTCGGCAACCCCGCGAACCTCGTGGAGGACACGGCCTTCACCGGCCAGAACGGCGCGACCAAGGCCAACGGCGTCATCCACATCGTCACCGGCGCCGGGGGGGCCAACCCCAAGGACTACCCCTACCCGCCGGGCCACCCCGACTACCCCGGCCAGACGCCGCCCAAGCCCTACCCCGTGCATCTCCGCTGGCGGACCACCTGCTTCTCGCAGCTGGACATCACCGGGGACAAGGTGGACTTCAGGCAGGTCGGCACGGACGGAGCGGTCCTGGACCACTTCACCCTGACGCGGTAG
- a CDS encoding PLP-dependent cysteine synthase family protein, translating into MIPLDIPRRIHDLGHLVGNTPLLAVHFTYKGRPRRIFAKAENLNMTGSIKDRMALHVLKMAYQRGVLAPGAALAEATSGNTGISFAALGRALGHPVTIFMPDWMSQERKDLIRSLGAAIRLVSKEEGGFLGSIRLSEELAASTPGCFLPCQFSNTDNVEAHRTTTGPEIWWQLKFQGLTPDAFVAGVGTGGTIMGVGAFLKEMHPGVKLHPLEPANSPTMSTGHKVGKHRIQGISDEFIPSIVKLGDLDGIIAVDDGDAILMAQLLAGRLGLGVGISSGANFLGALKVQEELGPDAVVVTVFSDDNKKYLSTDLMREEPAKPGFLSPDVELTGFEACKRVCMTCCDDTSCAYVGTGAGRPCGR; encoded by the coding sequence GTGATCCCACTCGACATCCCCCGCCGCATCCACGACCTGGGCCACCTGGTGGGCAACACCCCCCTGCTGGCCGTGCACTTCACGTACAAGGGCCGGCCCCGGCGCATCTTCGCCAAGGCCGAGAACCTCAACATGACCGGCAGCATCAAGGACCGCATGGCCCTGCACGTGCTGAAGATGGCCTACCAGCGCGGCGTGCTGGCCCCGGGGGCGGCCCTCGCGGAGGCCACCAGCGGCAACACGGGCATCTCCTTCGCGGCCCTGGGGCGGGCCCTGGGGCACCCGGTGACGATCTTCATGCCGGACTGGATGAGCCAGGAGCGCAAGGACCTCATCCGCAGCCTCGGCGCCGCCATCCGCCTGGTGAGCAAGGAGGAGGGAGGCTTCCTGGGGAGCATCCGGCTGTCCGAGGAACTGGCCGCCTCCACCCCGGGCTGCTTCCTCCCCTGCCAGTTCTCCAACACCGACAACGTCGAGGCCCACCGCACCACCACGGGCCCCGAGATCTGGTGGCAGCTGAAGTTCCAGGGCCTCACCCCGGACGCCTTCGTGGCGGGCGTGGGCACTGGCGGCACCATCATGGGCGTGGGGGCCTTCCTGAAGGAGATGCACCCCGGCGTGAAGCTCCACCCCCTGGAGCCCGCCAACTCCCCCACCATGAGCACCGGCCACAAGGTGGGCAAGCACCGGATCCAGGGCATCTCCGACGAGTTCATCCCGTCCATCGTCAAGCTGGGCGACCTGGACGGCATCATCGCGGTGGACGACGGCGACGCCATCCTCATGGCGCAGCTGCTGGCCGGCCGCCTGGGCCTGGGCGTGGGCATCTCCAGCGGGGCCAACTTCCTGGGGGCGCTCAAGGTGCAGGAGGAGCTGGGGCCGGACGCCGTGGTGGTGACGGTCTTCTCCGACGACAACAAGAAGTATCTCAGCACCGACCTCATGCGGGAGGAGCCGGCGAAGCCGGGCTTCCTGTCCCCGGACGTGGAGCTGACGGGCTTCGAGGCCTGCAAGCGGGTGTGCATGACCTGCTGCGACGACACGTCCTGCGCCTACGTGGGAACCGGCGCCGGGAGGCCCTGCGGGCGCTAG
- a CDS encoding ABC-F family ATP-binding cassette domain-containing protein, which translates to MAVALSLVKVTKRFGAQPILEGLTFGLQMGEKVGLIGRNGAGKSTLFKLLAGEDTPDEGEVVLTQGLRVAHLAQDPHFAPDATVRSALEAALRDHRALIARHGEIHEALQAATPDQAERLHMELDGVEHHLHHMGWDLEPRLKEAQTTWGLLDLEATVESLSGGWRKRVALAQAWLQDPDVMVLDEPTNHLDPEQVEKLELWLQGFGGALLLITHDRHLLDGVVDRMLELENGGVTSYDGSYSDYLLERSDKEFREARLTEHMQNRLRRELAWLRRGAKARTRKSKLRIQDVLDLGDEVKDRTRLEQRTSLTFAGGANRSDSLLSAENIRFSYPGAGVELAGGIDLVLQRRQRIAFLGPNGCGKSTLLKLLLGELEPTSGTIHRHPKLSISAISQGRGELRADLSVADNIAERASMVKVGGQELLVLVYLTRFGFPADQQKRMAGTLSGGERNRLLLAKAMLLPSDLLVLDEPTNDLDIPTLQNLEEALLDYPGSLLLVSHDRFFLDQVATHTLAYNPEGEPRWEMYEGNPSSVRRLRAERAQEAPRAEAPGKAARAETREAGKRKAGLSQKEERRLAEVDAAMAALHARIQELEAAMADPAAFITADAPGHKALRDRDEAKARLEELELEWLELEEKRG; encoded by the coding sequence ATGGCCGTCGCCCTCAGTCTCGTCAAGGTCACCAAGCGCTTCGGCGCCCAGCCCATCCTCGAGGGGCTGACCTTCGGCCTGCAGATGGGGGAGAAGGTGGGCCTCATCGGGCGCAACGGGGCGGGCAAGTCCACGCTCTTCAAGCTCCTGGCCGGGGAGGACACGCCCGACGAGGGCGAGGTGGTCCTCACCCAGGGGCTGCGGGTGGCCCACCTGGCCCAGGACCCCCACTTCGCCCCGGACGCCACGGTGCGCAGCGCCCTGGAAGCGGCCCTCCGGGACCACCGGGCCCTCATCGCCCGCCACGGGGAGATCCACGAGGCCCTTCAGGCCGCCACCCCCGACCAGGCCGAGCGGCTCCACATGGAGCTGGACGGCGTGGAGCACCACCTCCACCACATGGGCTGGGACCTGGAACCGCGGCTCAAGGAGGCCCAGACCACCTGGGGCCTGCTGGACCTGGAGGCCACGGTGGAGTCGCTCTCCGGCGGCTGGCGCAAGCGTGTGGCCCTGGCCCAGGCCTGGCTCCAGGACCCGGACGTCATGGTGCTGGACGAGCCCACCAACCACCTGGACCCCGAGCAGGTGGAAAAGCTCGAGCTCTGGCTCCAGGGATTCGGCGGCGCGCTGCTGCTCATCACCCACGACCGCCACCTCCTGGACGGCGTCGTGGACCGCATGCTGGAGCTGGAGAACGGCGGCGTCACCAGCTACGACGGCTCCTACAGCGACTACCTCCTGGAGCGCAGCGACAAGGAGTTCCGGGAGGCCCGGCTCACCGAGCACATGCAGAACCGCCTGCGCCGGGAGCTGGCCTGGCTCCGCCGCGGCGCCAAGGCCCGCACCCGCAAATCCAAGCTGCGCATCCAGGACGTGCTGGACCTGGGCGACGAGGTGAAGGACCGCACCCGCCTGGAGCAGCGCACCAGCCTCACCTTCGCCGGAGGCGCCAACCGCTCCGATTCGCTCCTGTCGGCCGAGAACATCCGCTTCAGCTACCCGGGCGCCGGGGTCGAACTGGCCGGGGGCATCGACCTGGTGCTCCAGCGCCGGCAGCGCATCGCCTTCCTGGGCCCCAACGGCTGCGGGAAGTCCACGCTCCTGAAACTCCTGCTGGGCGAGCTGGAGCCCACCTCCGGCACCATCCACCGCCACCCCAAGCTCTCCATCTCGGCCATCTCCCAGGGCCGGGGCGAACTGCGGGCGGACCTCTCCGTGGCCGACAACATCGCCGAGCGCGCCTCCATGGTCAAGGTGGGCGGGCAGGAGCTGCTGGTGCTGGTGTACCTCACCCGCTTCGGCTTCCCCGCCGACCAGCAGAAGCGCATGGCCGGGACCCTGTCGGGCGGCGAGCGCAACCGGCTCCTGCTGGCCAAGGCCATGCTGCTGCCCTCGGACCTGCTGGTGCTGGACGAGCCCACCAACGACCTGGACATCCCCACGCTCCAGAACCTGGAGGAGGCGCTCCTGGACTACCCGGGCTCGCTGCTCCTGGTGAGCCACGACCGGTTCTTCCTGGACCAGGTGGCCACCCACACCCTGGCCTACAACCCCGAAGGCGAGCCCCGGTGGGAGATGTACGAAGGCAACCCGTCCTCCGTGCGCCGCCTGCGCGCCGAGCGCGCCCAGGAGGCCCCGAGGGCGGAGGCCCCGGGCAAGGCGGCCCGGGCCGAGACCCGGGAGGCCGGCAAGCGCAAGGCGGGCCTCTCCCAGAAGGAGGAGCGGCGCCTGGCGGAGGTGGACGCCGCCATGGCCGCGCTCCACGCCCGCATCCAGGAGCTGGAGGCCGCCATGGCCGACCCCGCGGCCTTCATCACCGCCGACGCCCCCGGCCACAAGGCGCTGCGCGACCGGGACGAGGCCAAGGCCCGCCTGGAGGAACTGGAGCTGGAGTGGCTGGAGCTGGAGGAGAAGCGGGGCTGA
- a CDS encoding MbcA/ParS/Xre antitoxin family protein: MPLPLLPEDIRADLAEAALKGFFLVTALWRLDQRQEMALLGQPPRATFFAWKEGGRAALGRDTLQRICCIMAIWKGLKLLLPEPARALAWMREPNASPLFEGLAPLDLMTRGRVLDLADVRRLLDAHMGVG, encoded by the coding sequence ATGCCCCTGCCCCTCCTCCCCGAAGACATCCGCGCGGATCTCGCCGAAGCCGCACTCAAGGGCTTCTTCCTGGTCACCGCCCTGTGGCGCCTGGACCAGCGCCAGGAGATGGCCCTGCTGGGCCAGCCGCCCCGCGCCACCTTCTTCGCCTGGAAGGAAGGCGGCCGGGCCGCCCTCGGCCGCGACACCCTCCAGCGCATCTGCTGCATCATGGCCATCTGGAAGGGCCTGAAGCTCCTCCTCCCCGAACCGGCCCGGGCCCTGGCCTGGATGCGGGAACCCAACGCCAGCCCCCTCTTCGAGGGCCTGGCCCCCCTGGACCTCATGACCCGCGGGCGGGTCCTGGACCTGGCCGACGTGCGCCGGCTCCTGGACGCCCACATGGGCGTCGGATGA
- a CDS encoding kelch repeat-containing protein — MKSTKPAELLSGITGLLILWATGCGGRTPAPPPPIIQSFAAAKAVITAGASTTLTAQFSGGTGLVGNGIGTVQSGMEYSSGPLSSTTTFILTVTSQSGQAVSREARVEVVPAPVITTFKVSQPILSNGNAAILTYAFSGGTGSIDQGVGEVIDGGSSSISPGSDTVYTLKVTNRAGDSAILTVAVQVVAPPRITGFLATPAKVLAGGMVTLQATYEGGEGAVDKGVGPIPSGLPGLTVGPVHATTLFTLSVVNPAGDRVQATATAGVSPFVPTGAMAIDSLFGVLLPTGNVWVAGRSSTQTQTYDPATGTFRQGPDLPVPCVAATCLKDGRVLVLAESTYSTDMFHWPLSERAYLFDPATQALTRTGDLNDPRNGAPMTTLLKDGRVLITGGISSQITGYTPWTAELYDPETGTFKLSNIVYRGYRGFSATLLSDGRCLLAGGGAWDAERAYLYDPVADTLVSTGSMAVGRAYHTATLLPNGKVLFAGGAMGTIAPEDYSLFELYDPETGTFSRAGYLPDPIGAGSGANLLPEGTVLITGGLGTPNGYRYAPALSIVEALGPLNAARTYHLSILLKDGRVLLAGGSGGLLTAELFLPQM; from the coding sequence ATGAAGTCCACAAAACCCGCCGAGCTTCTGTCGGGCATCACTGGATTGTTGATTCTCTGGGCAACTGGATGCGGAGGAAGGACGCCGGCCCCGCCCCCGCCCATCATCCAGTCCTTCGCGGCCGCCAAGGCCGTCATCACGGCCGGGGCTTCGACCACATTGACCGCCCAGTTCTCGGGCGGAACCGGCCTGGTTGGCAACGGGATCGGAACCGTCCAAAGCGGAATGGAGTATTCCTCGGGTCCCCTTTCCAGCACGACCACCTTCATCCTGACGGTAACCAGTCAATCCGGCCAAGCCGTTTCCCGGGAGGCCAGGGTGGAAGTGGTCCCCGCTCCCGTGATCACTACGTTCAAGGTCAGCCAGCCAATCCTGTCCAACGGCAATGCCGCGATCTTGACCTATGCATTCAGCGGCGGGACTGGGAGCATCGACCAGGGTGTCGGCGAAGTGATCGATGGAGGTTCCTCTTCCATTTCTCCCGGCTCGGACACCGTCTACACCCTGAAGGTCACCAACCGTGCCGGGGACTCCGCCATCCTGACCGTGGCTGTCCAGGTCGTCGCCCCGCCCCGCATCACCGGGTTCCTGGCGACACCCGCCAAGGTTCTGGCGGGAGGGATGGTCACATTGCAAGCCACGTATGAAGGGGGCGAAGGCGCAGTGGATAAGGGCGTCGGACCCATTCCGAGCGGATTGCCCGGGCTTACGGTTGGGCCCGTCCATGCCACCACCCTCTTCACGCTCAGCGTGGTCAACCCCGCCGGGGACAGGGTTCAGGCCACGGCCACCGCAGGGGTCTCCCCCTTTGTGCCAACCGGGGCCATGGCGATCGACAGCCTTTTTGGCGTGCTCCTTCCCACCGGGAACGTATGGGTGGCGGGAAGGTCTTCCACCCAGACACAGACCTACGACCCTGCCACCGGCACCTTTCGCCAAGGTCCGGACCTGCCGGTTCCATGCGTGGCCGCCACTTGCCTGAAGGATGGCAGAGTGCTGGTGTTGGCTGAATCGACGTATTCAACGGACATGTTCCACTGGCCTCTTTCCGAGCGTGCCTATCTTTTCGACCCTGCCACCCAGGCCCTGACCCGCACCGGCGATTTGAACGACCCACGGAATGGCGCCCCCATGACCACCTTGTTGAAGGATGGGAGGGTCCTCATCACGGGCGGAATCTCAAGCCAGATAACCGGGTACACGCCTTGGACCGCTGAGCTCTACGATCCGGAGACAGGGACATTCAAATTGAGCAATATCGTTTACCGTGGCTATAGGGGTTTCTCTGCGACCCTTTTATCGGACGGCCGCTGCCTTCTCGCCGGGGGGGGCGCATGGGACGCAGAGAGAGCCTATCTTTATGATCCCGTCGCCGACACCCTGGTGAGTACGGGAAGCATGGCCGTGGGCCGGGCATACCATACTGCGACTCTTCTGCCCAACGGCAAGGTCCTGTTCGCCGGGGGTGCCATGGGAACGATAGCTCCTGAGGATTATTCCCTGTTTGAACTCTATGATCCGGAGACGGGAACCTTCAGCAGGGCCGGCTACCTGCCGGATCCGATCGGGGCAGGTTCCGGGGCGAACCTCCTTCCGGAGGGGACCGTGCTGATTACGGGCGGCCTCGGCACCCCTAACGGCTATCGATATGCCCCGGCTCTCTCAATCGTGGAGGCACTCGGTCCCTTGAATGCCGCCCGCACGTACCACCTCTCCATCCTCCTCAAGGATGGTCGGGTCCTGCTGGCAGGCGGATCTGGGGGCTTGCTCACGGCGGAACTTTTCCTTCCACAAATGTGA
- a CDS encoding IS4 family transposase, whose protein sequence is MARTEAKLPVGSRIADYISLGVVAKTFPRAKVEEVLNRTGKASARQRDLPAHVAMYYVIALGLYMEVSYREVLRCLLEGIQWLQGKHPEPRVVAPSSITQARTRLGWEAVRLLHDEVVKPIATEETQGAWFREWRLVSLDGSTMDVPDEAENREAFGVQTGPKGDSAFPAIRFLSLVETGTRVLFGSRMAPYLTGELTLAEEVLPLLQPGMLCMADRGFYGFRTWNTARATGSELVWRVKKSLVLPREKELEDGSCLSRVYESQNDQKQKRDGVVVRVVDYTLTGVPNPEPVYRLITTILDPTRAPAAELAALYPERWEIETAFDGLKTHLRAGKLTLRSKTPDLVRQEFYGLMMAYFAVRGLMHEAAQVGEVDPDRLSFVHAVRVIKRKMTQIASLPPSGRPRLPRKGVARTP, encoded by the coding sequence ATGGCGAGAACCGAGGCAAAACTCCCGGTGGGGAGCCGTATCGCGGACTACATCAGTCTTGGTGTGGTAGCCAAGACCTTCCCCCGGGCCAAGGTGGAGGAGGTTCTCAACAGGACCGGGAAGGCCAGCGCCCGGCAGCGGGACCTTCCAGCCCATGTGGCCATGTATTACGTGATCGCCCTTGGCCTATACATGGAGGTCTCCTATCGGGAAGTACTGCGCTGCCTCCTTGAAGGGATTCAATGGCTGCAGGGGAAGCATCCCGAGCCCAGGGTCGTCGCTCCTTCCAGCATCACGCAAGCCCGCACCCGGCTGGGCTGGGAGGCGGTCCGGCTTCTCCATGACGAGGTGGTCAAGCCCATCGCCACCGAGGAAACCCAAGGTGCCTGGTTTCGCGAATGGCGCCTGGTGAGCCTTGATGGCAGCACGATGGATGTACCTGATGAGGCGGAGAACCGGGAGGCTTTTGGGGTCCAGACCGGACCCAAGGGCGACAGTGCTTTTCCGGCAATCCGGTTTCTATCCCTAGTCGAGACTGGCACCCGGGTTTTGTTCGGCAGCCGGATGGCTCCCTATCTGACCGGCGAATTGACCTTGGCCGAAGAAGTTCTCCCTCTGCTCCAGCCCGGCATGCTCTGTATGGCGGACAGGGGGTTCTACGGCTTCCGGACCTGGAACACCGCCAGGGCTACCGGCTCCGAGCTGGTTTGGCGCGTCAAGAAGAGCCTGGTGCTCCCCCGGGAAAAGGAACTGGAGGACGGGAGTTGCCTTAGTCGCGTCTATGAGTCCCAGAATGACCAGAAGCAGAAGCGCGATGGGGTGGTGGTCCGGGTGGTGGACTACACCCTGACAGGTGTTCCGAACCCGGAACCGGTCTACCGCCTGATCACGACCATCCTGGATCCCACGCGAGCCCCGGCTGCGGAACTTGCAGCTCTTTACCCCGAACGATGGGAGATCGAAACTGCCTTTGATGGGCTCAAGACCCATCTCCGAGCCGGGAAGCTCACCCTTCGTAGCAAGACCCCCGACCTAGTCCGACAGGAATTCTACGGGCTGATGATGGCCTATTTCGCCGTTCGCGGCCTAATGCACGAAGCGGCCCAGGTGGGGGAGGTCGACCCGGATCGCCTATCGTTCGTCCATGCCGTAAGAGTGATCAAGCGGAAAATGACGCAGATCGCGTCTCTCCCCCCCTCGGGCCGTCCCCGCCTTCCACGAAAGGGTGTTGCACGAACTCCTTGA